From the genome of Penaeus chinensis breed Huanghai No. 1 chromosome 37, ASM1920278v2, whole genome shotgun sequence, one region includes:
- the LOC125045729 gene encoding uncharacterized protein LOC125045729 produces MSSSSDSEDDERFRAICDPTLSANYSKNDTLADLNGGVQPQGKEEKVEIEDDRPSFLLLKRIQRCTAADGAQIVRGHGLRASEKVRCSSNARSNRKGEADLPSSISKYLGKQLTGILDKNIVVSAGDVTARELSIQPQNQNGCSFQFVKDIEIENSLQASENAPETSSANKKRKSMKYQCKTSYDEKQIAAQCQAVAVTPEWILSRSGDYPWPHPKNIRYLEKYQVKERRANGVIVAVPLDEAPRSMNACNGNSTTLNALNPPKKKIKDAIPEDQGNGSTEDKGGLKSTPNSILINGEDDNTKKRKQGRKRGKKSKCTKKTNECNDTPT; encoded by the exons ATGTCCAGCAGCTCAGATTCTGAAGATGATGAGAGATTCAGAGCAATTTGTGACCCAACGTTATCTGCGAATTACAGTAAAAATGATACCTTAGCAGATTTGAATGGAGGAGTTCAGCctcaaggaaaggaagagaaagtggaaattGAGGATGATCGACCCTCTTTTCTTCTGTTAAAGAGAATTCAGAGATGTACGGCTGCAGATGGAGCTCAGATAGTGAGAG GACATGGGTTAAGAGCTAGTGAGAAAGTGAGATGTTCATCAAATGCCAGGAGcaacagaaagggagaagcagatcTTCCGTCATCAATATCCAAATATTTAGGCAAACAACTTACAGGAATTCTAGACAA GAATATTGTCGTATCTGCAGGTGATGTTACTGCCAGGGAGTTGAGTATTCAGCCACAAAATCAAAATGGATGTTCTTTTCAGTTTGTAAAAGATATTGAGATTGAAAATTCCTTACAAGCCTCCGAAAATGCTCCTGAGACTAGCAGtgcaaacaaaaaaaggaaatccatGAAATATCAGTGCAAGACTTCTTATGACGAG AAACAAATTGCAGCCCAGTGTCAGGCAGTGGCAGTGACTCCCGAGTGGATCCTAAGCAGAAGTGGTGATTACCCTTGGCCACATCCAAAAAATATAAG atatttagaaaaatatcaggtgaaggaaaggagagcCAATGGCGTTATTGTGGCAGTTCCATTGGATGAAGCTCCAAGGAGTATGAATGCGTGTAATGGTAACAGCACAACACTCAATGCATTAAacccaccgaaaaaaaaaatcaaagacgcAATTCCCGAGGATCAAGGAAATGGCTCAACAGAAGATAAGGGAGGACTGAAAAGTACACCAAATAGCATACTTATAAATGGTGAAGatgacaatacaaaaaaaaggaaacaaggtagaaagaggggaaagaaaagtaagtgtacaaaaaaaacaaatgagtgCAATGACACACCAACTTGA
- the LOC125045430 gene encoding myotrophin-like isoform X3, with translation MQGADVNLAIEGRPPLCLASDYGQLDVIKYLLDKGANVDSTDKHGISALLAAIWEGHTQCVKVLLEAGASKTGTAPDGTSYLDAAEKDEIKALLR, from the exons ATG CAGGGAGCAGATGTTAACCTGGCAATCGAGGGCCGGCCACCCCTTTGCCTAGCCTCCGACTACGGCCAGCTTGACGTCATCAAATACCTCCTTGACAAGGGAGCCAACGTAGAT TCAACAGATAAACATGGTATCAGCGCACTATTAGCAGCTATCTGGGAAGGACACACACAGTGCGTCAAAGTCCTTCTTGAAGCG GGGGCCAGTAAGACGGGCACAGCACCAGACGGCACAAGTTACTTGGACGCGGCCGAAAAGGACGAGATTAAAGCCCTTCTCAGATAA
- the LOC125045430 gene encoding myotrophin-like isoform X2, with the protein MSEFVWGLKNGDLDQVKEAVEKGADVNLAIEGRPPLCLASDYGQLDVIKYLLDKGANVDSTDKHGISALLAAIWEGHTQCVKVLLEAGASKTGTAPDGTSYLDAAEKDEIKALLR; encoded by the exons ATGAGCGAATTTGTGTGGGGACTCAAGAACGGCGACCTGGACCAAGTGAAGGAGGCTGTGGAGAAG GGAGCAGATGTTAACCTGGCAATCGAGGGCCGGCCACCCCTTTGCCTAGCCTCCGACTACGGCCAGCTTGACGTCATCAAATACCTCCTTGACAAGGGAGCCAACGTAGAT TCAACAGATAAACATGGTATCAGCGCACTATTAGCAGCTATCTGGGAAGGACACACACAGTGCGTCAAAGTCCTTCTTGAAGCG GGGGCCAGTAAGACGGGCACAGCACCAGACGGCACAAGTTACTTGGACGCGGCCGAAAAGGACGAGATTAAAGCCCTTCTCAGATAA
- the LOC125045430 gene encoding myotrophin-like isoform X1, producing the protein MSEFVWGLKNGDLDQVKEAVEKQGADVNLAIEGRPPLCLASDYGQLDVIKYLLDKGANVDSTDKHGISALLAAIWEGHTQCVKVLLEAGASKTGTAPDGTSYLDAAEKDEIKALLR; encoded by the exons ATGAGCGAATTTGTGTGGGGACTCAAGAACGGCGACCTGGACCAAGTGAAGGAGGCTGTGGAGAAG CAGGGAGCAGATGTTAACCTGGCAATCGAGGGCCGGCCACCCCTTTGCCTAGCCTCCGACTACGGCCAGCTTGACGTCATCAAATACCTCCTTGACAAGGGAGCCAACGTAGAT TCAACAGATAAACATGGTATCAGCGCACTATTAGCAGCTATCTGGGAAGGACACACACAGTGCGTCAAAGTCCTTCTTGAAGCG GGGGCCAGTAAGACGGGCACAGCACCAGACGGCACAAGTTACTTGGACGCGGCCGAAAAGGACGAGATTAAAGCCCTTCTCAGATAA